In Devosia litorisediminis, one genomic interval encodes:
- a CDS encoding MipA/OmpV family protein: protein MRIPVSLVANAAVFAVLSTSVGAAEFDRYGGAAPDLVAIQPASDFAFVLGVGIGTAPVYEGAAEYGVTFSPIIEVQRFRIPGLIDIGGGEDVGGLSFAPSFSIASKRVSAEHTALVGLNDVEATYALGARIGYELVLNDVLRGELYGAARYAVGGAEGFIGEAGVDITAKLTPQLEVVGGPLISFASENYMDTYFGVTAGEAAATGGRLGAYNPNGGVKSVGVQLAARYEIVPDTFLSAKGSYSGFVGDALASPIVTSGSQHQFTAGLGLARRFAF, encoded by the coding sequence ATGCGCATTCCAGTAAGCCTCGTTGCCAACGCAGCTGTTTTCGCTGTCCTGTCGACTTCAGTCGGTGCCGCGGAATTCGATCGCTATGGCGGCGCTGCGCCGGATCTGGTGGCGATCCAACCCGCTTCAGATTTCGCTTTCGTCCTTGGCGTCGGCATCGGCACAGCGCCGGTCTACGAGGGCGCAGCCGAATATGGTGTGACCTTTAGTCCGATCATCGAGGTCCAGCGGTTTCGTATTCCGGGCCTGATCGATATCGGTGGGGGTGAGGACGTTGGCGGCTTGAGTTTTGCACCGTCCTTTTCGATTGCCAGCAAGCGCGTGAGCGCCGAACACACCGCTTTGGTGGGCCTGAATGACGTTGAGGCGACTTATGCGTTGGGCGCGCGGATCGGCTATGAACTGGTATTGAACGACGTGCTCCGCGGTGAACTCTACGGGGCGGCGCGATATGCTGTTGGCGGAGCAGAGGGGTTCATTGGCGAAGCGGGTGTGGACATCACCGCGAAGCTGACACCGCAGTTGGAAGTTGTCGGCGGCCCGTTGATCAGCTTTGCTTCCGAAAACTACATGGACACCTATTTTGGCGTAACGGCAGGCGAAGCGGCCGCAACCGGAGGACGTCTTGGCGCGTACAACCCGAATGGCGGCGTCAAATCAGTCGGTGTGCAACTGGCCGCTCGCTATGAAATAGTCCCGGACACCTTCCTGAGCGCCAAGGGGTCCTATTCCGGCTTTGTCGGTGATGCTCTGGCCTCGCCGATCGTTACATCGGGCAGCCAACATCAATTCACCGCGGGCCTGGGCCTTGCGCGCCGCTTTGCGTTCTAG